A window of Gloeocapsa sp. PCC 73106 contains these coding sequences:
- a CDS encoding J domain-containing protein produces MVTQEQVEPQKTYYAVLGLHPSASTLEIRRSYRELSKRFHPDTTSLPLAIAKIKFQELNEAYATLSSPERRSLYDLKIGYSRINVIQAPPSYSRDDLTPSTIYTGPSDRPLSSGEIFALFLLGGTFVGCLLLAFAIAFIRGGN; encoded by the coding sequence ATAGTGACACAAGAGCAGGTTGAGCCACAGAAAACCTATTATGCAGTCTTGGGATTGCACCCTTCAGCATCTACCTTAGAAATCCGTCGCTCTTATCGAGAATTGAGTAAACGTTTTCACCCTGACACTACCTCATTACCATTGGCGATCGCTAAAATCAAATTTCAAGAACTCAACGAAGCCTATGCTACTTTGAGTAGTCCCGAAAGACGTTCTCTGTACGATCTCAAGATTGGCTATTCTCGCATTAACGTTATTCAAGCACCCCCTAGCTATTCCAGAGACGATCTTACCCCTTCTACTATTTATACAGGACCGAGCGATCGCCCTTTATCTTCGGGAGAAATATTTGCTCTGTTTTTACTCGGTGGTACGTTTGTGGGTTGCTTGCTTCTTGCTTTCGCGATCGCTTTCATCAGGGGTGGAAATTAG